A single window of bacterium DNA harbors:
- a CDS encoding flavodoxin has product GGEVKTVQLGRDEIPCLDCGDTIIIGGSIYAGKIQKSVKKFISNNLKTLVEKKIGLFVCAAEKQDPRKTEQLNNAFSQKIRQRAVSIECFGDEIYWEKLNPFYKFIVKLISKKTGSHSNIDYNAIDRMAETLRKS; this is encoded by the coding sequence TCGGAGGAGAGGTTAAGACCGTGCAACTCGGTAGGGACGAAATCCCTTGTTTAGATTGTGGCGACACAATTATTATCGGCGGTTCCATCTATGCCGGTAAAATACAGAAATCGGTGAAGAAGTTTATCTCCAATAACCTGAAAACCTTGGTTGAAAAAAAGATCGGGCTTTTTGTTTGTGCCGCTGAAAAGCAAGATCCACGCAAGACCGAACAATTAAACAATGCCTTTTCTCAGAAAATACGCCAGCGGGCGGTATCGATTGAGTGTTTTGGAGATGAAATTTATTGGGAGAAGCTGAATCCTTTCTATAAATTTATTGTAAAATTGATTTCAAAAAAGACAGGTAGCCATTCGAATATAGATTATAACGCTATAGATAGAATGGCTGAGACATTGAGAAAAAGTTAA